A stretch of the Sulfolobus acidocaldarius SUSAZ genome encodes the following:
- a CDS encoding glycosyl transferase family 2: MLNEIVVFFSILVSSWNIYNSALSFYGLTWRMNQKIEYSDKTFSILVPAKNEEKVLGRLLDRLINQEYDKSKYEIIVVEDGSTDRTFQICKNYEENYDNVRCVKLDKSNVTNGKSRALNYAMKLAKFDIIGVFDADTFPRLDVLSYVSGSFNSDNVVAVQGKLIPINVRESIITRFASLEELFNEYSIGGRARFGLFVPLEGTCTFVKKSIIEEMGGWNEYSLTEDLDLSVKLTSAGYKIMYNPNVVAWREVASSLRWLIRQRLRWYRGHFEISLSMPKKIDPRIFDGILLIGTPIFMLMNLVNYSLVLIYQTPLFVVTMVIVSTATLLSFITALGISRKHLIEYQYSILSLIYMNFVMLLNVTAVFLEIVRVPRVWIKTERSGKISVPEV; encoded by the coding sequence ATGCTTAATGAAATCGTAGTATTCTTTAGCATACTAGTTTCATCATGGAACATTTATAACAGTGCTCTATCATTCTATGGGCTTACTTGGAGGATGAACCAAAAAATAGAATACAGCGATAAAACTTTCTCTATTCTAGTGCCAGCAAAAAATGAGGAGAAGGTTTTAGGCAGACTCCTTGATCGGTTAATAAACCAAGAATATGATAAATCTAAATATGAGATTATAGTTGTTGAGGACGGATCAACAGATAGGACTTTTCAAATTTGTAAAAACTACGAAGAGAATTACGATAATGTGAGATGTGTCAAGCTGGATAAATCTAATGTTACTAATGGAAAGAGCAGGGCGTTGAACTATGCCATGAAACTTGCAAAATTTGATATAATAGGAGTATTTGACGCAGACACATTTCCTAGGTTAGATGTTTTAAGCTATGTGTCAGGATCCTTTAATTCAGATAACGTTGTGGCTGTTCAAGGAAAGTTAATTCCAATAAATGTTAGGGAAAGTATAATAACGAGATTTGCCAGCCTTGAAGAGCTTTTTAATGAGTACTCTATCGGTGGAAGAGCCAGATTTGGATTGTTTGTTCCCTTAGAGGGTACTTGCACATTCGTTAAAAAATCCATTATAGAGGAGATGGGGGGATGGAATGAATATAGCTTAACCGAAGATTTGGATTTGAGTGTAAAACTGACTAGTGCTGGTTACAAAATAATGTATAACCCTAATGTGGTTGCATGGAGAGAAGTCGCCAGTAGTTTGAGATGGTTAATAAGGCAGAGGTTGAGGTGGTACAGGGGACACTTTGAAATTTCATTATCCATGCCCAAGAAGATTGATCCCAGGATATTTGACGGAATACTCCTTATAGGAACTCCTATATTTATGTTGATGAACCTCGTAAATTACTCCCTAGTCCTAATATATCAAACACCGCTTTTCGTCGTGACCATGGTAATTGTTTCTACAGCAACTCTTTTGTCTTTCATAACAGCACTTGGAATATCGAGAAAACACTTAATTGAATATCAATACTCTATACTATCCCTCATTTACATGAATTTCGTAATGTTATTAAATGTCACAGCAGTATTCTTGGAAATAGTGAGAGTTCCAAGAGTTTGGATAAAGACGGAGAGAAGTGGGAAGATATCAGTACCTGAGGTGTAG
- a CDS encoding membrane protein translates to MNIMEEPIVHNTHEADIFRTKVFGIQDGLIGVGALISGASGYSHDPLIVLVTGLLATIAQAFSMGVGEYISTRVRSQIIENEIKKEKFEIENYPEKEKEELKSFYMQKGLTESEAEKIASKIMTNKYVVLQEMLIHELKMTPEEFESPVKLGFLMSFYLIVGGIIPLIPFILGMFFSIHFLYLVVSSMAVILITLAIFGVLSTRYTGLSKSRGAFEQIGTGLIALVGSYFAGMIISYFIPLPQHLVI, encoded by the coding sequence ATGAATATAATGGAGGAGCCAATTGTTCATAATACGCATGAAGCTGATATCTTCAGAACTAAAGTTTTCGGAATACAAGACGGGCTCATAGGCGTAGGCGCCTTAATATCTGGCGCATCAGGTTACTCTCATGACCCTTTAATAGTCTTAGTAACAGGTTTGCTCGCAACTATAGCCCAGGCTTTCTCCATGGGCGTAGGGGAATATATATCCACTAGAGTCAGATCTCAAATAATAGAGAATGAAATAAAGAAGGAGAAGTTCGAAATAGAAAACTATCCTGAAAAAGAAAAAGAAGAACTTAAATCATTTTATATGCAGAAGGGGTTAACAGAGAGTGAAGCTGAAAAAATTGCTAGCAAGATAATGACCAATAAGTACGTTGTACTACAAGAGATGTTAATCCATGAGCTAAAGATGACACCGGAGGAATTTGAGAGTCCAGTAAAGTTAGGATTTCTAATGTCCTTTTACTTAATAGTCGGTGGTATTATACCACTAATACCATTTATTTTAGGGATGTTCTTTTCAATACATTTCCTATATTTAGTTGTGTCCTCAATGGCTGTTATACTTATCACATTGGCTATTTTCGGTGTCTTATCTACTAGATATACTGGTCTCAGTAAGAGTAGGGGTGCTTTTGAGCAGATTGGCACAGGGTTAATTGCACTAGTAGGCAGTTATTTCGCCGGTATGATAATATCTTACTTTATCCCCCTTCCCCAGCACTTAGTAATTTAG
- a CDS encoding ABC transporter ATP-binding protein — MVEGPLHPDARVADLLGLLSVLYNTFDGKADVYVLEKELEVDIDELMPILYAANSMGFINLIEGDTIITDKGIEFIKGNIKRRKELLRESLDRIEPFKTAKVLKRFKTEDLLKSLEEKGITLYSSPSGLRDLEIILTEWGIYSNFLKKDGEEYAIP, encoded by the coding sequence ATGGTAGAGGGACCCTTACATCCGGATGCAAGAGTAGCAGACCTATTAGGATTACTTTCAGTTCTATACAACACCTTTGATGGAAAAGCTGACGTTTACGTTCTAGAGAAGGAACTGGAGGTCGATATTGATGAACTAATGCCTATTCTTTACGCAGCAAACTCAATGGGTTTTATTAATCTAATTGAAGGGGACACTATAATAACAGATAAGGGAATAGAGTTTATCAAAGGAAATATTAAGAGAAGAAAAGAGTTATTAAGGGAATCCTTAGATAGGATTGAACCTTTCAAAACAGCTAAGGTTTTGAAGAGATTTAAGACTGAGGATTTGTTGAAGTCACTTGAAGAAAAGGGAATTACATTATACAGTAGTCCCTCAGGGCTAAGAGATCTGGAGATAATATTAACTGAATGGGGTATATACTCTAATTTCCTGAAGAAGGATGGAGAGGAATACGCTATCCCCTAA
- a CDS encoding 7-cyano-7-deazaguanine synthase, which translates to MCSVTGVLILNPRNYKEIEKKLAKILIRAEDRGRDSFGIVVIQSDGSTKSSKHVGKPSLQEEKLYGILDENSKVVIANNRAEPTTEYVRRKTENDIQPFEGERFVVTHNGIIANDMELEKKYKVSKLSRIDSSVLPPVLDRSWNGNLDSLTEILNNIRGSFALVIGDKKNPDRIFIAQNFKPVYMMYDRDLGAVFFTSLDDYFEATELDNITKLDPYSVVMVNDKLEIRKVPLLKEKSKKRILVVASGGLDSTVATTYLVRQGHEVTLLHFNYHHRAEEKEKEAVRKISEYLNVPFVEIDTDLFKIVGHSTLIKGSSGEIVKDRKGEEGAEFAHEWVPARNLIFFSVALAIAEAYGFDAIASGINLEEAGAYPDNEMEFVRMFSRLVPYAVGPNKKVEVLMPVGNLVKHEIVKLGVQIDAPLHLTWSCYEGGNKHCGKCGPCYMRKVAFEVNGLKDPVEYEA; encoded by the coding sequence ATGTGTAGTGTAACCGGAGTATTAATTCTAAATCCTCGCAATTACAAGGAAATCGAGAAGAAATTAGCCAAAATCTTAATCAGGGCTGAAGATAGAGGAAGGGATAGTTTTGGAATAGTTGTAATTCAAAGTGACGGGTCTACTAAATCCTCAAAGCATGTGGGGAAGCCATCTCTTCAAGAGGAAAAATTATACGGGATACTTGATGAGAACAGTAAAGTGGTTATAGCCAACAATAGGGCCGAACCAACGACTGAATACGTGAGACGTAAAACTGAAAATGACATACAACCCTTTGAGGGAGAGAGATTTGTTGTCACCCATAACGGTATAATAGCCAATGACATGGAATTAGAGAAGAAGTATAAAGTGTCTAAATTATCGAGAATAGACAGTTCAGTACTCCCCCCTGTACTGGACAGGTCATGGAATGGTAACTTGGACTCATTAACGGAAATTCTGAATAACATTAGAGGGAGTTTCGCGCTAGTTATAGGAGATAAAAAGAATCCAGACAGGATATTTATAGCCCAAAACTTTAAGCCTGTTTATATGATGTATGATAGAGATCTAGGGGCTGTGTTCTTTACATCTTTAGATGATTACTTTGAGGCAACTGAGCTTGACAATATAACAAAGTTAGATCCCTATTCTGTTGTCATGGTTAATGACAAACTTGAGATCAGGAAAGTTCCATTGTTAAAAGAGAAAAGTAAGAAGAGAATTTTAGTAGTTGCAAGTGGTGGTCTAGATTCCACTGTAGCTACAACTTACCTAGTCAGGCAAGGTCATGAGGTCACACTTCTTCACTTCAACTATCATCACAGGGCAGAGGAAAAAGAGAAGGAAGCTGTGAGAAAAATCTCTGAGTACCTAAATGTTCCTTTTGTAGAAATAGATACAGACTTATTCAAAATTGTGGGTCATTCAACCCTAATAAAAGGTAGTAGTGGAGAGATAGTAAAGGATAGGAAGGGAGAAGAAGGTGCCGAGTTTGCCCATGAATGGGTTCCAGCTAGAAACTTGATATTCTTCTCAGTGGCTTTGGCAATAGCTGAAGCTTATGGTTTTGACGCAATCGCGTCAGGTATAAACTTAGAGGAGGCTGGTGCATATCCTGATAACGAGATGGAATTTGTAAGGATGTTCTCTAGGCTAGTTCCCTACGCTGTTGGTCCCAATAAGAAAGTCGAAGTGTTAATGCCTGTTGGGAATCTAGTGAAACATGAAATAGTTAAACTAGGTGTCCAGATTGATGCCCCATTACATTTAACTTGGAGTTGTTATGAGGGAGGTAATAAGCACTGTGGTAAATGTGGTCCATGCTATATGAGAAAAGTGGCGTTTGAGGTAAATGGATTGAAAGATCCAGTTGAATATGAAGCTTAG
- a CDS encoding DEAD/DEAH box helicase, translating to MSTELIDKVSERLSYFNVKIAHIFTETTLEPDLGSKIEDLPLDGHLKQMLKQVGIHRLYKFQEEAYNKIIKGKNVMIVSGTGTGKTEAFLIPLLDLALKGERSVLVYPTKALARDQLERVRRLASSLEVEMGVFDGDTPERERKRLYENPPHILITNPDMIHIGLPLSYRFRRLIRTADHFVFDEVHSYDGVLGSHLRMISDRLRKLTDYHVIGSSATIDASPYLFEELFGVKGEIIYGLPRRKGVAIHALLNIGSASRWTLSAYLTAFLVKEGYKVLTFVDSQQMAELIAKITSRFGEDEIHVHRAGINKEDRLKVEESIKSGKIKGVIATPTLELGIDIGDLDVVIMAENPPNYTRYLQRAGRAGRKSKIGYIFTLLGEDPIDAYYLRKPTEFFNRKVLPLAFDVNNKEVIKIHAAAYLAEKGSLRLGRAIPKAWVKAYEELEKDGKVKIGDNIVSALPPLYSYVRSTYLRSTGPMVGLYDKDGNKLGERELPVALYDIYPQAIYFISKKNYVVEDLKLDSLRATLRRVRDDLSYYTKPVYSTHLLTFEEIEERKVFGLPVKYGISEIMISVDGFATYEISGSKNKPKQEFFYKEPITFTYITKGILIKHPILEEFNEFDLIEAYHATEHVLISSARVVAGASMTDLAGISYPTGHVMIYDSIVGGSGVSKLLYDRLEEAYDISIDITGKCDCEDGCPKCIYSPYCGNNNKILSRRKSHKLMTKIKLGEFDNSVAQNINGKPIV from the coding sequence TTGTCCACTGAATTAATTGATAAGGTATCAGAGAGGTTATCGTATTTTAACGTCAAGATTGCCCACATATTTACGGAGACTACTCTTGAACCAGATTTAGGGTCTAAGATAGAGGACTTACCATTAGATGGACATTTGAAACAAATGCTGAAGCAAGTGGGGATACACAGACTCTATAAGTTTCAAGAGGAGGCTTATAACAAAATAATTAAGGGAAAAAATGTCATGATAGTTTCTGGAACAGGAACAGGAAAAACTGAAGCGTTCTTAATTCCTTTATTGGATCTTGCATTAAAAGGGGAGAGGAGTGTTTTAGTCTATCCCACGAAGGCATTAGCTCGTGATCAGTTGGAGAGAGTGAGGAGATTAGCATCATCGCTAGAAGTAGAGATGGGAGTTTTTGATGGAGATACGCCTGAAAGAGAGAGGAAGCGATTATATGAAAATCCTCCACACATTCTGATTACAAACCCTGATATGATTCACATAGGTCTACCTCTCAGCTATAGGTTTAGAAGGCTGATTAGAACAGCGGATCATTTCGTATTTGATGAAGTTCACTCATACGATGGTGTTTTAGGCTCACATTTAAGGATGATTAGTGATAGGTTAAGGAAGTTAACTGATTACCATGTTATAGGCTCGAGTGCAACAATAGACGCATCTCCATACTTGTTTGAGGAGTTATTTGGAGTCAAAGGAGAGATAATTTATGGCTTACCTAGAAGAAAAGGTGTCGCAATACATGCTTTATTAAACATTGGATCAGCTAGTAGGTGGACTCTCTCTGCATACCTTACCGCATTTCTTGTGAAGGAAGGTTACAAGGTTCTCACGTTCGTGGACTCTCAACAAATGGCTGAGCTAATTGCCAAGATAACGAGTAGGTTTGGTGAAGATGAAATTCATGTTCACCGAGCTGGGATAAATAAGGAAGATAGGCTAAAAGTTGAAGAATCAATTAAATCAGGGAAGATTAAAGGAGTCATAGCTACTCCTACCCTTGAACTAGGGATAGATATAGGCGACTTAGATGTGGTAATAATGGCTGAAAATCCTCCAAACTACACAAGGTATCTGCAGAGGGCTGGTAGAGCAGGGAGGAAAAGTAAGATTGGTTATATCTTCACCTTGTTAGGGGAAGACCCTATAGATGCCTATTACCTCAGAAAGCCTACTGAATTTTTCAATAGGAAAGTCTTACCGTTGGCATTTGATGTGAATAATAAGGAAGTTATAAAGATTCACGCTGCAGCTTATTTAGCTGAAAAGGGAAGTTTAAGATTAGGAAGAGCAATTCCTAAAGCATGGGTCAAAGCCTATGAGGAGTTGGAAAAGGATGGAAAGGTAAAAATTGGCGACAACATTGTTTCAGCTTTGCCTCCTCTATACTCCTACGTAAGATCAACTTACTTAAGGTCTACAGGTCCTATGGTGGGTCTTTATGACAAGGATGGAAATAAATTAGGAGAGAGGGAGTTGCCTGTTGCACTTTATGATATTTATCCTCAGGCAATTTACTTTATATCTAAAAAGAATTACGTTGTTGAAGACCTAAAATTAGACTCTCTAAGAGCTACACTGAGGAGAGTGAGAGACGATTTAAGTTATTACACTAAACCCGTTTACTCCACACACCTTCTGACCTTCGAAGAGATTGAGGAAAGAAAAGTATTTGGTCTTCCTGTAAAGTACGGAATATCTGAAATAATGATCAGTGTAGATGGTTTTGCCACATATGAAATATCAGGAAGTAAAAATAAGCCTAAACAGGAGTTTTTCTATAAAGAGCCCATAACATTTACTTATATTACAAAGGGAATTCTAATTAAACACCCAATATTGGAAGAGTTTAATGAATTTGATTTAATTGAGGCTTATCATGCCACAGAACACGTTTTGATTTCTTCAGCGAGGGTAGTTGCAGGGGCATCCATGACAGATCTAGCTGGCATAAGCTACCCCACTGGACATGTAATGATATATGACTCTATTGTTGGAGGAAGTGGAGTGAGTAAGTTGTTGTATGATAGGTTGGAGGAAGCTTATGACATATCTATAGATATTACAGGAAAGTGTGATTGCGAAGACGGTTGTCCCAAATGTATTTATAGCCCATACTGTGGTAATAATAATAAAATTTTATCTAGAAGAAAATCTCATAAATTGATGACTAAAATTAAACTTGGTGAATTCGATAATTCGGTTGCACAAAATATTAATGGTAAACCCATAGTTTAG
- a CDS encoding permease yields the protein MINLILYLLTLLLSSTIAGFVGSLTGLGGATVLVPIYTLFLGIPLPYATGASLISTIATSSGSASAYIKDKITNVRIGMSLEIATTLGAIVGSLIANIIYKMHLEDILFIIFGIVILSSVYVQLTKAKDELPKNVKPDWTTKLFKLYGSYYDQALKTEVEYHGIRWWLGEIVMFVAGLISGLLGIGSGALKVIGMDWAMNLPLKVSTTTSNFMIGVTAATSSSLYWVFGYIEPVLAGITAIGVLIGALAGTKVLVRIRNSRIRFIFIALLIILGVEMIIRGVFHGL from the coding sequence ATGATTAATCTGATATTATATCTCCTGACTTTATTGTTATCAAGTACTATTGCAGGTTTTGTTGGTTCTCTCACTGGGCTTGGTGGTGCAACTGTATTAGTACCAATTTACACGTTATTTCTAGGAATTCCCTTACCATATGCTACAGGAGCAAGTCTGATTTCAACAATAGCAACTTCAAGTGGTTCAGCGAGTGCTTACATAAAGGATAAGATAACGAACGTGAGAATAGGTATGTCCCTTGAAATTGCAACAACTCTTGGTGCCATAGTGGGATCATTAATAGCTAATATAATTTACAAAATGCATTTGGAGGATATCTTGTTCATTATCTTCGGAATAGTAATATTGAGTTCGGTTTACGTTCAGTTAACTAAAGCTAAAGATGAGCTTCCTAAAAACGTTAAACCTGATTGGACAACTAAGTTGTTTAAATTATATGGTAGCTACTATGATCAAGCGTTAAAGACAGAGGTTGAATATCACGGAATAAGGTGGTGGTTAGGAGAAATCGTCATGTTTGTAGCAGGGTTAATATCTGGTCTTCTCGGTATAGGGTCTGGGGCATTGAAAGTTATAGGAATGGATTGGGCAATGAATCTTCCACTAAAAGTTAGTACAACAACCAGTAACTTTATGATAGGGGTAACTGCAGCCACAAGTAGTTCTCTATATTGGGTTTTCGGTTACATAGAGCCAGTCCTTGCAGGCATAACTGCAATAGGCGTCTTGATAGGCGCTTTAGCAGGAACTAAGGTGTTAGTTAGAATTAGGAACAGTAGAATTAGGTTTATCTTTATTGCTCTTCTCATTATCCTGGGAGTGGAGATGATAATACGAGGTGTCTTCCATGGACTTTGA
- a CDS encoding membrane protein, with translation MDFDSVMSYTLRIGVIISIALIILGFILLAQDPTALQRLASRHSIFNTSRVSPIQVLQGLNRFDGVDYILFGLIVLIATPVIRVILGLAGFIAERNKLYIVITFIVLLDLIIAIFIIPFLYK, from the coding sequence ATGGACTTTGATAGTGTAATGAGCTACACACTTAGAATTGGTGTAATAATAAGCATTGCATTGATAATTCTTGGATTCATATTATTAGCCCAGGATCCCACAGCTCTTCAACGTTTAGCATCAAGGCATTCAATATTTAACACATCAAGAGTGAGTCCAATACAGGTTTTGCAAGGTTTAAATCGTTTCGATGGTGTAGACTATATTTTATTTGGTCTAATAGTATTGATAGCAACTCCGGTCATTAGAGTTATTTTAGGACTAGCTGGATTCATCGCAGAGAGGAATAAGCTTTACATAGTGATTACTTTTATAGTATTATTAGACTTGATTATTGCAATCTTCATAATCCCCTTCCTGTACAAATAA
- a CDS encoding membrane protein, whose translation MYVLRLMNVSTNYLIIFSLMILEGIGFPIPSEVIMPYIGYYSRTGNMDLFLGIIVGTLGSLVGSIIDYYIAFKLGLPFLKRYGKLFRLTSKRLDRLNGWFKKYGNYAVFGFRFVPEIRALISFPAGLAAMNIFNFLILTFLGHLIWDSTLAILGYIYYYQIGFLITKLEQAAYYLVGAGIIIIMAILIIALLRSRK comes from the coding sequence ATTTATGTACTGAGGTTAATGAATGTAAGTACAAACTATCTGATAATTTTCTCGTTGATGATATTAGAGGGTATAGGATTTCCCATACCTAGTGAGGTGATAATGCCATATATAGGATACTACTCTAGAACAGGAAACATGGATCTATTTCTTGGTATAATAGTGGGAACTCTAGGAAGTCTAGTAGGATCAATAATAGACTACTATATTGCGTTTAAATTAGGGCTACCTTTTCTTAAAAGATATGGTAAGCTATTCCGGTTGACCAGTAAAAGACTAGATAGATTAAATGGTTGGTTTAAAAAATATGGCAATTATGCGGTCTTTGGTTTTAGGTTTGTACCTGAAATTAGAGCCTTAATATCTTTCCCAGCCGGTCTAGCAGCCATGAACATTTTTAACTTTTTGATTCTAACTTTCTTAGGACATTTAATATGGGATTCAACTTTAGCAATTCTAGGGTATATATATTATTATCAAATTGGATTTCTGATAACAAAACTAGAGCAAGCTGCGTATTATTTAGTGGGCGCTGGTATCATAATCATAATGGCTATACTTATAATTGCCCTATTAAGATCAAGAAAATAA
- a CDS encoding histidine kinase, translating into MLVSQLVSRKPVTVDLKTSIKDATKVMRREGVGSLVIVDNDFRPVGIVTERDIVYAIAQDIPIDTPISEIMSRDPVSINGGSDVSEAVALMTSRGIRHLVVINNEGRTIGVISVRDVVKAVGAIALDLAFW; encoded by the coding sequence GTGCTCGTGTCCCAATTAGTTTCGAGAAAGCCAGTCACCGTTGACCTCAAGACTAGTATAAAGGATGCCACAAAGGTAATGAGGAGGGAAGGGGTTGGTTCCTTAGTTATTGTAGATAATGATTTTCGACCAGTAGGGATCGTTACTGAAAGGGATATAGTTTATGCTATCGCTCAAGATATTCCTATAGACACTCCAATAAGCGAAATAATGAGCAGAGATCCTGTGTCAATTAATGGGGGCTCAGATGTAAGTGAGGCAGTTGCACTAATGACATCTAGGGGAATTAGACACCTTGTGGTTATTAATAACGAGGGCAGGACAATAGGGGTAATTTCCGTGAGAGATGTGGTAAAAGCAGTTGGAGCTATAGCATTAGACTTAGCCTTTTGGTAA
- a CDS encoding ATPase — MRLSLDLKVLRLEIQKTPLKGVRSLLKKLDHKIVLVDEVQNVVSPWFLSLLSNVYNESEIRFVFTGSMIGLSKALSGEGKGKVSSVLKGKPILSIEIYPFSEELGRRFLKTGSERCGIELSEDEIEESVMTYRGIQGWLTYYGSFRNLGYSHNKAKDMVKKVAEGVIKDELGRLSDTQRAILRSLCLVEEVSWKELKNLTEGLTKREFKDWVFNHALKQLVNARLVKKDVNGYRIIDPMYKTILNEK; from the coding sequence TTGAGGCTCTCTTTGGATTTGAAAGTACTGAGGCTAGAGATACAGAAAACTCCCCTAAAGGGAGTGAGGTCACTTCTAAAAAAACTCGATCATAAAATTGTTTTAGTAGATGAGGTTCAAAACGTAGTCTCACCGTGGTTTTTGTCACTACTATCGAATGTCTACAACGAATCCGAAATTAGATTTGTGTTCACGGGTTCAATGATAGGACTCTCAAAGGCACTATCAGGCGAGGGGAAAGGAAAAGTTAGTAGTGTACTCAAGGGTAAACCTATACTATCAATTGAAATCTATCCATTCTCAGAAGAATTAGGTAGAAGGTTTCTTAAAACTGGCTCGGAGAGATGTGGTATAGAACTGAGCGAAGATGAAATTGAAGAGAGCGTAATGACATATAGGGGGATACAGGGGTGGTTAACGTACTACGGTAGCTTTAGAAACCTTGGTTATAGTCATAACAAGGCTAAAGATATGGTTAAAAAGGTAGCCGAAGGAGTAATAAAGGATGAGCTAGGACGACTAAGCGATACCCAAAGGGCAATACTTAGATCCCTATGCTTAGTAGAAGAGGTTTCATGGAAGGAACTCAAGAACTTAACGGAGGGTTTAACGAAGAGAGAGTTTAAGGATTGGGTATTTAATCATGCTCTAAAGCAGTTAGTAAATGCTAGATTAGTTAAGAAGGATGTCAATGGTTACAGGATTATAGACCCTATGTACAAAACGATCTTAAATGAAAAATAG
- a CDS encoding electron transfer flavoprotein subunit alpha — MNVVALFKIVPDDTLIKVTGSTLDLNVPAKISTYDKSAIEEAIRIKEKHGGKAIGVTAGNTDRKAIREALAMGLDEVIAIDMKEQDIYSTASMIADQLKQLNPDLVIGSEATTDSSGGIFPAYLAGLLGLPLISYVKSITIEGKKIRAERNLISSTEIVESELPLVISVVGEINTPRIPTVKQILESSKKPVKSVNANVKPLVKLASVSPYVIQRKKIIIDGSKMEEAVDKLLSYLRQEGVIS, encoded by the coding sequence GTGAACGTAGTAGCCCTTTTTAAGATAGTCCCAGATGATACTTTAATAAAAGTAACAGGAAGTACTCTAGATCTAAATGTACCAGCGAAAATAAGCACATACGATAAGAGCGCTATTGAAGAGGCTATAAGAATAAAAGAAAAACACGGTGGAAAGGCAATAGGTGTAACAGCAGGTAATACAGATAGAAAGGCAATTAGGGAAGCCTTAGCAATGGGTCTAGACGAGGTTATAGCTATAGATATGAAAGAACAAGATATTTACAGTACAGCAAGTATGATAGCAGACCAATTAAAACAACTCAATCCTGATCTTGTGATAGGTTCAGAGGCTACAACAGATAGCAGCGGTGGTATATTTCCTGCATATCTAGCTGGTTTACTTGGACTGCCTTTAATTAGTTATGTTAAGTCCATTACAATAGAAGGAAAGAAAATCAGAGCTGAAAGAAACTTAATCTCATCTACTGAAATAGTTGAGTCAGAATTACCACTTGTAATTTCAGTGGTAGGAGAGATAAACACGCCTAGAATACCTACAGTTAAGCAGATACTTGAGTCCTCTAAAAAGCCTGTAAAGAGCGTAAATGCAAATGTAAAGCCGTTGGTAAAGTTAGCGTCAGTATCTCCTTATGTAATCCAGAGGAAAAAGATAATAATAGATGGCTCTAAGATGGAAGAGGCTGTTGATAAACTACTTTCATACTTGAGGCAAGAAGGGGTGATTTCATGA
- a CDS encoding electron transfer flavoprotein subunit alpha, with product MNIVAYSEDPEYIKVASSYFSNEKIVAVSTSDTKYADELHLIDKMDEEAIAKYLASLKPDLLITGSTKRDKVIGAYAAGLLKYPILPDVIDISGNKAKRVVYSGMGIAELEFNTPIVVSISKKNVEAKERQTQKKNVNLEEGKVKKIEVKQKGGEGVDLSSAQIIVSVGRGIGSKENIKFADELARAIGGALGGSRPITADLGWLPEDRQIGLSGLKVKPKVYFALGISGQPQHLAGIKDTKIIVAVNTDKNAPIVENADYIVVGDVIKFCQEMVKKVGKK from the coding sequence ATGAACATAGTTGCCTATTCTGAAGATCCTGAATACATAAAGGTAGCATCAAGTTATTTTTCAAATGAAAAGATAGTAGCAGTCTCGACATCAGATACAAAGTATGCAGATGAATTACATCTCATAGATAAGATGGATGAGGAAGCCATAGCAAAATACCTAGCATCACTCAAGCCAGATCTACTTATAACAGGAAGCACAAAGAGGGATAAAGTAATAGGAGCTTATGCAGCTGGTTTACTAAAATACCCCATTTTACCTGATGTAATTGACATATCTGGAAACAAAGCTAAAAGAGTAGTTTATAGCGGAATGGGGATTGCTGAGCTTGAATTTAATACCCCAATTGTGGTCTCCATATCCAAGAAGAACGTCGAAGCAAAAGAGAGGCAAACACAGAAAAAGAACGTTAATTTAGAGGAGGGTAAGGTTAAGAAAATTGAGGTTAAGCAAAAAGGTGGAGAAGGAGTAGATCTATCCTCTGCTCAGATAATAGTCTCAGTGGGAAGAGGGATAGGTTCTAAGGAGAATATAAAGTTCGCTGACGAGTTGGCTAGAGCCATAGGAGGAGCTTTAGGTGGAAGCAGACCTATTACCGCTGATTTAGGTTGGTTACCAGAGGATAGACAAATTGGTTTGTCTGGTCTAAAAGTAAAGCCAAAAGTATACTTCGCTCTAGGAATATCAGGTCAGCCGCAGCACTTAGCTGGTATAAAGGATACTAAGATAATAGTAGCAGTAAATACAGACAAGAATGCACCTATAGTCGAAAACGCTGACTACATAGTTGTTGGGGATGTAATAAAATTCTGCCAAGAAATGGTGAAAAAAGTGGGTAAGAAATGA